From Candidatus Limnocylindrales bacterium:
AGATCCCGTCGCGATCATAACCCGGCGGAGCGACGATCAAGCGGCTGAATCCCATCTCTTCGGCCTTCGCGACGTAATCCGGATCGGGGGCCATCATGCCGCCGGTCAGCTCGATTTCGGCCGGGTCGCGCCCGATCTTCGCGCACTCGTCGCGAAGGATGCCGATGAGCTCCTTCAGACGGTCGGCGCTCCCGCGTCCCGGAAAGAAGCCGTTGCCGTAGCGCGCCGCGCG
This genomic window contains:
- a CDS encoding LLM class flavin-dependent oxidoreductase — protein: TFHGKFFNWDSVESNPKPVQGPNVPIVIGGHTDIAARRAARYGNGFFPGRGSADRLKELIGILRDECAKIGRDPAEIELTGGMMAPDPDYVAKAEEMGFSRLIVAPPGYDRDGISRGFEAFAAAFLK